The following are from one region of the Candidatus Rokuibacteriota bacterium genome:
- a CDS encoding TIGR04283 family arsenosugar biosynthesis glycosyltransferase codes for MPALDEAPNLERLLPDLVARFPGAEVVLVDGGSTDATAAIAARSPQVRLLASPRGRARQMNAGARAARGDVLLFLHADTLLPDGALAAVEAAARDPGVVAGRFDVRFDNPRPVFRMIAWFMNQRSRWSGISTGDQAIFVCREPFEALGGYPDMPLMEDVELCRRLKRRGQMAALRMAVTTSARKWEREGALRTILLMWALRFFYMAGVAPARLHRWYYRREP; via the coding sequence ATCCCCGCCCTCGACGAGGCGCCCAACCTCGAACGCCTGCTGCCCGATCTCGTGGCGCGCTTCCCCGGCGCCGAGGTCGTCCTGGTGGATGGCGGCAGCACGGACGCGACGGCCGCCATCGCGGCGCGCTCCCCGCAAGTCCGGCTGCTCGCGAGCCCCCGCGGGCGCGCGCGCCAGATGAACGCGGGAGCGCGCGCGGCGCGCGGCGACGTCCTGCTCTTCCTCCACGCCGACACGCTCCTGCCCGACGGCGCGCTCGCCGCCGTGGAAGCCGCGGCCAGAGATCCCGGCGTCGTCGCGGGGCGCTTCGACGTCCGCTTCGACAACCCGCGGCCCGTGTTCCGGATGATCGCCTGGTTCATGAACCAGCGCTCCCGCTGGAGCGGCATCTCGACGGGCGATCAGGCCATCTTCGTCTGCCGGGAGCCCTTTGAAGCCTTGGGCGGCTATCCGGACATGCCGCTGATGGAAGACGTCGAGCTCTGCCGACGCCTCAAGCGTCGTGGGCAGATGGCCGCCCTGCGGATGGCCGTGACGACGTCGGCCCGGAAGTGGGAGCGGGAGGGCGCGCTCCGGACTATCCTCCTCATGTGGGCGCTCCGCTTCTTCTATATGGCCGGGGTTGCGCCGGCCCGGCTCCACCGCTGGTATTACCGGCGCGAGCCCTGA
- a CDS encoding VTT domain-containing protein: MRRGWVRPVIALLLVAAGIVAARSLGLGDLIRLENVARLKLWIEGYGALAPAIYVVGYILATVFFVPGLPITVLGGVAFGPLWGTLYVWIGATIGAGLAFLVARYAVRSTVERWVQASPRIAKVDGQAAKHGWRIVMLTRLVPIFPFNLQNYAYGITRIGFWPYLITSSICILPGTAAFTFAGGALSDGRGDVRRTLAYLAIAGVLLVLISLIPRWLQRRSKLAGDLLKAAVIAALLGVALPADAAGDDAYARLLKAHVRPGTASGIKLALVDYRAVKADPAYAQALNALAESRPDALTSDAERIAFWVNAYNLAAIKAVLDQYPTKSIRDGGSLLSPIWKKKVATVGGVPYALDDIEHGILRKAFREPRVHFAIVCASLSCPDLRAEPFDATRLDTQLDQQAAAFLSNATKGLKPGADGKTARASSIFKWFAGDFAASGGVAAFIRAKSSPDVAARFGALTDVGLSYLDYDWSLNDTARSS; the protein is encoded by the coding sequence ATGAGGCGCGGCTGGGTCCGTCCGGTTATCGCTCTGCTGCTCGTCGCGGCCGGCATCGTCGCGGCGCGCTCGCTCGGACTGGGTGACCTGATCCGCCTCGAGAACGTCGCCAGGCTCAAGCTGTGGATCGAGGGCTACGGCGCGCTGGCGCCCGCCATTTACGTCGTGGGGTACATCCTCGCCACGGTCTTCTTCGTGCCCGGACTGCCCATCACGGTGCTGGGCGGCGTCGCCTTCGGGCCGCTGTGGGGCACGCTCTACGTCTGGATCGGGGCCACGATCGGCGCGGGGCTGGCCTTCCTCGTTGCGCGGTATGCCGTGCGCAGCACGGTGGAGCGCTGGGTCCAGGCGAGCCCGCGCATCGCCAAGGTAGACGGGCAGGCGGCCAAGCACGGCTGGCGCATCGTGATGCTGACGCGGCTCGTCCCGATCTTCCCGTTCAACCTCCAGAACTATGCCTACGGCATCACGCGCATCGGCTTCTGGCCCTACCTCATCACCTCGTCCATCTGCATCCTGCCGGGCACCGCGGCCTTCACCTTCGCTGGCGGCGCGCTCAGCGACGGGCGCGGCGACGTCAGGCGGACGCTGGCCTACCTGGCGATCGCGGGCGTGCTGCTGGTGCTCATCTCGCTGATCCCGCGCTGGCTCCAGCGCCGGAGCAAGCTGGCGGGCGATCTCTTGAAGGCCGCGGTCATCGCGGCGCTCCTTGGCGTCGCGCTGCCCGCTGACGCCGCGGGTGACGACGCCTACGCACGGCTGCTGAAGGCGCATGTCAGGCCGGGGACGGCAAGCGGCATCAAGCTCGCGCTCGTGGACTACCGGGCCGTCAAGGCCGATCCCGCGTACGCCCAGGCGCTCAATGCGCTGGCCGAGTCTCGGCCGGACGCTCTTACGAGTGATGCCGAGCGCATCGCCTTTTGGGTCAACGCCTACAACCTCGCCGCGATCAAGGCCGTGCTCGACCAGTACCCGACGAAGAGCATCAGGGATGGCGGCAGCCTGCTGTCACCCATCTGGAAGAAGAAGGTCGCCACGGTCGGCGGCGTGCCGTATGCCCTCGATGACATCGAGCACGGCATCCTGCGCAAGGCGTTCAGGGAGCCGCGCGTGCACTTCGCCATCGTCTGCGCGTCGCTGTCGTGCCCCGATCTCCGAGCTGAGCCCTTCGACGCGACGCGGCTCGACACCCAGCTCGACCAGCAGGCGGCCGCGTTCCTGTCGAACGCGACCAAGGGTCTAAAGCCCGGCGCCGACGGCAAGACGGCTCGCGCGTCGTCCATCTTCAAGTGGTTCGCCGGAGACTTCGCGGCTTCGGGAGGCGTGGCGGCCTTCATCCGCGCCAAGTCGAGCCCGGACGTCGCCGCCCGTTTCGGCGCGCTGACCGACGTGGGGCTGTCGTACCTCGACTACGACTGGAGCCTCAACGATACTGCGCGGAGCTCGTGA
- a CDS encoding mercuric reductase has product MVVDVLPNDAHNALLVANVHPPDWRQPNPAPRYNLVVIGGGTAGLVTAAGAAGLGARVALIERHLLGGDCLNVGCVPSKCVIRSSRVVGDIRAAGALGVRVNGAVEPDFGAVMERMRGIRARISRHDSAERFNGLGVDVFLGDGRFTGPDIVEVNGTALRFKKAVIATGARARHPMVPGLAEAGFLTNETVFELTERPRRLAVIGAGPIGCELAQAFRRLGSEVTLLHTGGHILNREDADAAGIVQRAFVDEGIHLALDARLTRVEPSADGKVLHCETPRGPLRVVVDEILVGAGRVPNVDGLGLETVGVAYDRKAGVTVNDRLQTSNPRIYAAGDICMSEKFTHAADFAARVVIQNALFLGRKTLSALTIPRCTYTDPEIAHVGLYERDAEKRGIPIDTYLRPFSEVDRAVADGEEDGFVKVHVRKGGDKIVGATIVARHAGEMINELTLAMTAGVGLGRLASVIHPYPTQAEAIRQVGDMFNRTRLTPKVKRLFAAWLRWSR; this is encoded by the coding sequence ATGGTAGTGGATGTGCTTCCCAACGATGCCCACAACGCCCTACTGGTGGCGAATGTCCACCCGCCCGACTGGCGCCAGCCCAACCCGGCGCCGCGCTACAACCTGGTCGTCATCGGCGGCGGCACCGCCGGGCTGGTGACGGCGGCGGGCGCGGCCGGCCTCGGCGCGCGCGTGGCGCTCATCGAGCGGCACCTCCTGGGCGGCGACTGTCTCAACGTCGGCTGCGTGCCCTCGAAGTGCGTCATCCGTTCATCGCGGGTGGTCGGTGATATCCGCGCGGCCGGGGCGCTCGGCGTAAGGGTAAACGGAGCCGTCGAGCCAGACTTCGGCGCGGTGATGGAGCGCATGCGCGGCATCCGCGCGCGGATCAGCCGCCACGACTCCGCCGAGCGCTTCAACGGGCTCGGCGTGGACGTCTTCCTCGGCGACGGGCGCTTCACGGGGCCCGACATCGTCGAGGTCAACGGCACGGCTCTCCGATTCAAGAAGGCCGTCATCGCGACGGGTGCCCGCGCGCGCCACCCGATGGTCCCCGGGCTCGCCGAGGCGGGTTTCCTCACCAACGAGACCGTGTTCGAGCTGACGGAGCGCCCGCGACGCTTGGCCGTCATCGGCGCCGGTCCCATCGGCTGCGAGCTGGCGCAGGCCTTCAGGCGCCTGGGCTCCGAAGTAACGCTGCTTCACACCGGTGGCCACATCCTGAACCGGGAGGACGCGGACGCGGCCGGGATCGTCCAGCGCGCCTTCGTCGACGAGGGCATCCACCTCGCCCTCGACGCCAGGCTCACGCGCGTCGAGCCGAGCGCCGACGGCAAAGTGCTTCACTGCGAGACGCCGCGCGGGCCCCTGCGGGTCGTGGTCGACGAGATCCTGGTGGGCGCCGGCCGCGTGCCCAACGTGGACGGCCTCGGCCTCGAGACCGTGGGCGTCGCCTACGACCGGAAGGCCGGCGTCACGGTCAACGACCGCCTGCAGACCTCGAACCCGCGGATCTATGCCGCGGGCGACATCTGCATGAGCGAGAAGTTCACCCACGCCGCCGACTTCGCGGCGCGGGTCGTGATCCAGAACGCGCTCTTCCTCGGGCGCAAGACGCTGTCGGCGCTGACCATCCCGCGGTGCACCTACACGGATCCGGAGATCGCCCACGTCGGTCTGTACGAGCGCGACGCGGAGAAGCGCGGCATTCCAATCGACACGTACCTCCGGCCGTTCTCCGAGGTGGATCGCGCCGTCGCCGACGGCGAGGAAGACGGCTTCGTGAAGGTGCACGTGCGCAAGGGCGGCGACAAGATCGTCGGCGCCACCATCGTGGCCCGGCACGCGGGCGAGATGATCAACGAGCTGACCCTCGCCATGACGGCCGGCGTCGGGCTCGGGCGCCTCGCCTCCGTCATCCACCCGTACCCGACGCAGGCCGAGGCCATCCGCCAGGTCGGCGACATGTTCAACCGCACGCGGCTCACGCCCAAGGTCAAGCGGCTCTTCGCCGCGTGGCTGAGGTGGTCACGATGA
- a CDS encoding metallophosphoesterase family protein has translation MQERIAEYRRVALFGGVYNNALALHATLEDARRRDVEAVFCLGDMGGFGPHPDRVFPLLKAHDVLAIQGNYDESLAQGKTDCGCGYTDPRDNHFARISYEYTFANTSTENKAWLGALPGGRRIRLGNHRVLMCHGSPRVINEFLWESATPTGLLKRLLGQAEADVLACTHTGIKWHRPLPDGRHAVNVGVIGRPENDGSSNVWYTVLTAGPDLSVEFIPVHYDFETLACQMEQEGLPPEFAETVRTGWWTTCLENLPSRERSRGKF, from the coding sequence GTGCAAGAACGGATAGCCGAGTACCGGCGCGTGGCGCTCTTCGGCGGCGTGTACAACAACGCGCTGGCTCTCCACGCGACGCTCGAAGACGCGAGACGGCGCGACGTCGAAGCGGTGTTCTGCCTCGGAGACATGGGCGGTTTCGGGCCTCATCCCGACCGCGTGTTCCCTCTCTTGAAGGCCCACGATGTCCTCGCGATCCAGGGCAACTACGACGAGTCGCTGGCGCAGGGCAAGACCGACTGCGGCTGCGGTTATACCGACCCGCGCGACAATCACTTCGCGCGCATCAGCTACGAGTACACGTTCGCCAACACCTCGACCGAAAACAAGGCGTGGCTCGGCGCGCTGCCGGGAGGCCGCCGGATCCGCCTGGGCAACCACCGGGTGCTCATGTGCCACGGGTCTCCGAGGGTCATCAACGAGTTCCTCTGGGAGTCGGCGACGCCGACGGGGCTCCTCAAGCGCCTCCTGGGACAGGCGGAGGCCGACGTGCTCGCCTGCACGCACACGGGGATCAAGTGGCACCGGCCGCTGCCCGACGGGAGGCACGCCGTCAACGTGGGCGTGATCGGGCGACCGGAGAACGACGGCTCGAGCAACGTCTGGTACACGGTGCTGACCGCCGGGCCCGACCTCTCGGTCGAGTTCATCCCCGTGCACTACGACTTCGAGACGCTGGCCTGCCAGATGGAGCAGGAGGGGCTGCCGCCCGAGTTCGCCGAGACCGTGCGTACCGGCTGGTGGACCACCTGCCTCGAGAACCTCCCATCCAGAGAACGCTCGCGCGGCAAGTTCTGA
- a CDS encoding radical SAM protein yields MLSSEPGAGHAPVVPFLRLSALWIQITGTWCNLECTHCINASGPDDPWLKPIAPEVAREAIREADELGVKEIYFTGGEPFLHGEFLALLADALAVAPTTVLTNGTLIDDAMADQLAALARGAAYSLEIRVSLDDTDPEKNDRVRGAGVFDKAVRAIQLLHERGLLPIVTATEITSHEHAGGRGMYERFRGFLAGLGIEKPRVKIMPVFALGRSSRGGGRRLTEDDLEGFDRGTLQCSESRVVADGGVYACPILAGLPGAKLSDGGLEASFRDAPLYHPSCVTCHETGMTCKNG; encoded by the coding sequence TTGCTGAGCAGTGAGCCCGGCGCCGGTCACGCGCCGGTCGTGCCCTTCCTCCGCCTCTCGGCGCTCTGGATCCAGATCACGGGCACCTGGTGCAACCTCGAGTGCACCCACTGCATCAACGCCTCCGGCCCCGACGACCCTTGGCTCAAGCCCATCGCGCCCGAGGTCGCGCGCGAGGCCATACGGGAGGCCGACGAGCTCGGCGTCAAGGAGATCTACTTCACGGGCGGCGAGCCGTTCCTCCACGGCGAGTTTCTGGCGCTCCTGGCCGACGCGCTCGCGGTGGCGCCGACGACGGTCCTCACCAACGGCACGCTCATCGACGACGCCATGGCCGACCAGCTCGCCGCGCTGGCCCGGGGCGCCGCCTACTCGCTCGAGATCCGCGTGAGCCTCGACGACACCGACCCGGAGAAGAACGACAGGGTCCGCGGAGCCGGCGTTTTCGACAAGGCCGTGCGCGCCATCCAGCTCCTGCACGAGCGCGGGCTCCTGCCCATCGTGACCGCGACCGAGATCACGAGCCACGAGCACGCGGGCGGGCGGGGGATGTACGAGCGCTTCCGCGGGTTCCTCGCGGGCCTCGGCATCGAGAAGCCGCGCGTGAAGATCATGCCGGTCTTCGCTCTCGGGCGCTCGAGCCGCGGCGGCGGGCGCCGCCTCACCGAGGACGACCTCGAGGGCTTCGACCGCGGGACGCTCCAGTGCTCGGAGTCCCGCGTCGTCGCCGATGGCGGCGTCTACGCCTGCCCCATCCTGGCGGGTCTGCCAGGCGCGAAGCTCTCGGACGGCGGCCTCGAAGCCTCGTTCCGCGACGCCCCCCTCTACCATCCTTCCTGTGTCACCTGTCACGAGACGGGGATGACGTGCAAGAACGGATAG
- a CDS encoding acetamidase/formamidase family protein, with translation MPSGASMPELDAGQVHYEWNNAIAPRLEIEPGDTVVFQTRDAADGFYSRASSHADVLNRGPFRGHPLTGPVRVKGAAPGDVLVVEILDVKPAADFGWTAIRPGRGLLPESDFSKPFLQIWDLSDGTHARMDRRVAVPIEAFPGVMGTALDEPGGHSTMPPRKNGGNMDIKQLTRGATLYLPVWVPGALFSVGDGHAAQGDGEVCVTAVEMRAQATLRFGLEKGRRLEEPQLRTTRPLAAGTNTAPWFATTAHGPDLFAAAQRATRHMIDHLVRERGFSREEAYIVCSVAADLKISEIVDAPNWIVSAFMPESIFP, from the coding sequence ATGCCATCAGGCGCCAGTATGCCCGAGCTCGACGCGGGGCAGGTGCATTACGAGTGGAACAACGCCATCGCGCCCCGGCTCGAGATCGAGCCCGGCGACACGGTGGTCTTCCAGACGCGAGACGCCGCCGACGGCTTCTACTCGCGGGCGTCCAGCCACGCCGACGTGCTCAACCGCGGGCCCTTCCGCGGACATCCTTTGACGGGCCCCGTGCGCGTCAAGGGCGCCGCGCCCGGCGACGTGCTCGTGGTCGAGATCCTCGACGTGAAGCCCGCCGCCGACTTCGGCTGGACGGCGATCCGTCCCGGGCGCGGGCTCCTGCCCGAGTCGGATTTCTCGAAGCCGTTTCTCCAGATCTGGGATCTCTCCGATGGCACGCACGCGCGCATGGACCGCCGCGTCGCCGTGCCCATCGAGGCGTTCCCCGGCGTCATGGGCACGGCGCTCGACGAGCCCGGTGGGCACAGCACCATGCCGCCCAGGAAGAACGGCGGCAACATGGACATCAAGCAGCTCACGCGCGGTGCGACGCTCTACCTGCCGGTGTGGGTGCCGGGCGCGCTCTTCAGCGTGGGCGACGGGCATGCCGCGCAGGGCGACGGCGAGGTGTGCGTCACCGCCGTCGAGATGCGCGCGCAGGCAACGCTCCGCTTCGGCCTCGAGAAGGGCCGCCGCCTCGAGGAGCCCCAGCTCCGCACGACCCGCCCGCTCGCCGCGGGGACCAACACCGCGCCCTGGTTCGCGACGACGGCCCACGGACCCGATCTCTTCGCGGCCGCGCAGCGGGCCACCCGCCACATGATCGACCACCTGGTGAGGGAGCGCGGTTTCTCCAGGGAGGAGGCCTACATCGTGTGCAGCGTGGCGGCCGATCTCAAGATCAGCGAGATCGTGGACGCGCCCAACTGGATCGTCTCCGCCTTCATGCCCGAGAGCATCTTCCCCTGA
- a CDS encoding DUF3750 domain-containing protein, with translation MTARACRLVVLACALATVSGCSTLERTRGDWWQLSREPSGQAPDPATTPEAVVQVYAARTVGLRGLLAVHTWIAVKQSGASSYTRYEVMGWGVDRGAPALRVNRTGPDNHWFGSRPDLLVDLRGPDVDAVIEKVQAAVAAYPYGASYRTWPGPNSNTFTAFVARGVPELRLNLPPTAIGKDYLPDGAPIGVAPSGTGLQLSALGLLGVMAAWDEGLEVNVLGLIFGLDLKRPAVKLPAVGRVGVP, from the coding sequence ATGACCGCGCGCGCATGCCGCCTCGTCGTGCTCGCCTGCGCTCTCGCGACGGTGTCAGGCTGCTCCACGCTCGAGCGGACCCGGGGCGACTGGTGGCAGCTCTCACGCGAGCCGTCGGGCCAGGCGCCCGATCCGGCCACCACGCCCGAGGCGGTGGTGCAGGTCTACGCCGCGCGCACCGTCGGCTTGCGCGGCCTCCTGGCCGTGCACACGTGGATCGCCGTCAAGCAGAGCGGCGCCTCTTCCTACACCCGCTACGAAGTGATGGGCTGGGGCGTGGACCGCGGCGCGCCGGCCCTGCGCGTCAACCGCACCGGACCGGACAACCACTGGTTCGGCAGCCGGCCCGATCTCCTGGTGGATCTCCGCGGCCCCGACGTGGACGCGGTCATCGAGAAGGTCCAGGCCGCGGTTGCCGCCTATCCCTACGGCGCGTCGTACCGAACCTGGCCAGGCCCCAACAGCAACACCTTCACCGCCTTCGTCGCGCGCGGGGTGCCGGAGCTCCGGCTGAACCTGCCGCCGACGGCCATCGGCAAGGACTATCTTCCAGACGGCGCGCCCATCGGCGTGGCTCCGAGCGGCACGGGCCTCCAGCTCTCGGCGCTGGGCCTGCTGGGCGTCATGGCCGCCTGGGACGAAGGGCTCGAGGTCAACGTGCTCGGTCTCATCTTCGGCCTCGACCTGAAGCGTCCCGCGGTGAAGCTTCCCGCCGTCGGCCGAGTGGGCGTGCCCTAG
- a CDS encoding MaoC family dehydratase, translated as MRYWDDIKEGEVVELGSRTMEKDRMVAFAREFDPQPFHTDEKAAEASIWGGLIASGWLTGSVLMRIFYDGYLKDTASLGSPGIDELRWLKPVRPGDTLTVRLTVLETAASRSKPDRGIVRSLMEVVNQHGEIVMTTKGVNFFRRRPAGG; from the coding sequence GTGCGCTACTGGGATGACATCAAGGAAGGCGAGGTTGTCGAGCTCGGCAGTCGGACCATGGAGAAGGACCGCATGGTCGCATTCGCCCGCGAGTTCGACCCGCAGCCGTTCCACACCGACGAGAAGGCGGCCGAGGCGAGCATCTGGGGCGGGCTCATCGCCAGCGGCTGGCTGACCGGCAGCGTGCTGATGCGCATTTTCTACGACGGCTACCTCAAGGACACGGCGAGCCTGGGTTCGCCCGGGATCGACGAGCTGCGCTGGCTCAAGCCCGTGCGCCCCGGCGACACGCTCACCGTGCGACTCACCGTGCTGGAGACCGCGGCGTCGCGCAGCAAGCCCGACCGCGGCATCGTCCGCTCGCTGATGGAGGTGGTGAACCAGCACGGCGAGATCGTCATGACCACGAAGGGCGTCAACTTCTTCCGCCGCCGTCCGGCAGGCGGCTAG
- a CDS encoding HdeD family acid-resistance protein: MYSGLARNWKALAARGVLAILFGLFALTRPGIALPTLVLGFGVAVLLSGILAIVAGVRSEENRERSWPLTTEGVIAVAVGLLALLRPDAAARLWLFVVSGFAFASGILHIFAAIRLRRDIRDERVLVVNGALTAAFGVLMVLLPWAGLLALGWLVGAYSLCFGVLLVAVALRLRTQWHAQHPKTHRA; encoded by the coding sequence ATGTACAGCGGGCTGGCGCGGAACTGGAAGGCCCTGGCGGCTCGGGGCGTCCTGGCTATCCTCTTCGGGCTCTTCGCGCTGACACGGCCCGGCATCGCGCTGCCCACCCTCGTGTTGGGGTTCGGCGTGGCCGTGCTCCTGAGCGGCATCCTCGCCATCGTCGCCGGCGTGCGGTCCGAGGAAAACCGGGAGCGCTCCTGGCCGCTCACCACCGAGGGTGTGATCGCCGTCGCCGTCGGGCTCCTCGCCCTGCTGCGCCCCGACGCGGCCGCCCGCTTATGGCTCTTCGTCGTGAGCGGCTTCGCCTTCGCGAGTGGCATCCTCCACATCTTCGCCGCCATACGGCTCCGCCGCGACATCCGGGACGAGCGCGTGCTGGTCGTCAACGGCGCGCTGACGGCGGCCTTCGGCGTGCTGATGGTCCTGCTGCCGTGGGCGGGGCTCCTGGCGCTGGGCTGGCTGGTGGGCGCGTACTCGCTCTGCTTCGGAGTGCTGCTGGTCGCCGTGGCCCTGAGACTCCGGACCCAGTGGCACGCACAGCACCCGAAAACGCACCGCGCCTGA
- a CDS encoding acyl--CoA ligase family protein, translated as MKHRDVYRTELTPVSFLERNAYVFPDKTAVIHGSRHYTYRQFAERVNRLASGLRKAGMKRHDRVAFICPNIPAMLEAHYGVPLAGGILVAINIRLSSDEIDYILKHSSSKFLFVDAEFEPVIKHLDLSGLKVVRVDDTGAAGDPYEDFLATGAPGAVEPVLEDEEEMISINYTSGTTGRPKGVMYSHRGAWVNAMGEIVETGMNFETKYLWTLPMFHCNGWCFTWAVTAVAGTHVCLRRVESTRIWELLESEGITHYCGAPTVQIGVVNDLKAHRLARPVTVTVAGAPPSPTLLGKLKELNFRPVHVYGLTETYGPHTVCAWHKEWDSLPAEKQAALAARQGQGYAIFDLVRVVDEEMNDVPRDGETLGEVVMVGNNCAKGYFEQPEATAEAFRGGWFHSGDIGVWHPDGYIELRDRKKDIIISGGENISTIEVEQCVAKHPAVMECAVVAVPDEKWGERPKAFVTLKPGQQATEKDIIEFCKQHIAHFKAPAAIEFGDLPKTSTGKVQKFVLRDKEWKGREKRIN; from the coding sequence ATGAAGCATCGCGATGTGTACCGGACCGAGCTCACGCCCGTGAGCTTTCTCGAGCGCAACGCCTACGTCTTCCCGGACAAGACGGCCGTCATCCACGGCAGCCGGCACTACACGTACCGGCAGTTCGCGGAGCGCGTGAACCGCCTGGCGTCCGGGCTCCGCAAGGCCGGCATGAAGAGGCACGACAGGGTCGCGTTCATCTGTCCGAACATTCCGGCCATGCTCGAGGCGCACTATGGGGTCCCGCTGGCGGGCGGTATCCTGGTCGCGATCAACATCCGGCTCTCCTCCGACGAGATCGACTACATCCTCAAGCACTCGAGCTCGAAGTTCCTGTTCGTGGACGCCGAGTTCGAGCCCGTGATCAAGCACCTCGATCTCTCCGGCCTTAAAGTGGTCCGCGTGGACGACACGGGCGCCGCCGGCGACCCCTACGAGGACTTTCTCGCCACGGGCGCGCCCGGCGCCGTCGAGCCGGTCCTCGAGGACGAGGAGGAGATGATCTCGATCAACTACACCTCGGGCACGACGGGCCGCCCGAAGGGCGTCATGTACTCGCACCGCGGCGCCTGGGTCAACGCGATGGGCGAGATCGTCGAGACGGGGATGAACTTCGAGACGAAGTACCTCTGGACGCTCCCCATGTTTCACTGCAACGGCTGGTGCTTCACGTGGGCGGTGACGGCGGTCGCGGGAACGCACGTCTGCTTGAGACGCGTCGAGTCCACGCGCATCTGGGAGCTGCTCGAGTCCGAGGGCATCACGCACTACTGCGGCGCGCCCACGGTCCAGATCGGCGTGGTCAACGACCTCAAGGCCCACCGACTCGCGCGTCCGGTCACGGTCACCGTCGCCGGCGCGCCGCCCTCGCCGACGCTCCTGGGCAAGTTGAAGGAGCTGAACTTCCGCCCGGTGCACGTCTACGGCCTGACCGAGACGTACGGCCCGCACACGGTCTGCGCCTGGCACAAGGAGTGGGACAGCCTGCCCGCCGAGAAGCAGGCGGCGCTGGCCGCGCGGCAGGGGCAGGGCTACGCGATCTTCGACCTGGTCCGCGTGGTGGACGAGGAGATGAACGACGTGCCGCGGGACGGCGAGACGCTGGGCGAAGTCGTCATGGTCGGCAACAACTGCGCCAAGGGCTACTTCGAGCAGCCGGAGGCGACGGCGGAGGCCTTCCGCGGCGGCTGGTTCCACTCGGGCGACATCGGGGTCTGGCACCCCGACGGCTACATCGAGCTGCGCGACCGGAAGAAGGACATCATCATCTCGGGCGGTGAGAACATCTCGACCATCGAGGTGGAGCAGTGCGTGGCCAAGCACCCGGCCGTGATGGAGTGCGCCGTCGTCGCCGTGCCGGACGAGAAGTGGGGCGAGCGGCCCAAGGCTTTCGTCACGCTCAAGCCGGGCCAGCAGGCGACCGAGAAGGACATCATCGAGTTCTGCAAGCAGCACATTGCGCACTTCAAGGCGCCGGCGGCGATCGAGTTCGGGGACCTACCGAAGACCTCGACCGGCAAGGTCCAGAAGTTCGTCCTGCGCGACAAAGAGTGGAAGGGCCGCGAGAAGCGAATTAACTAG
- a CDS encoding LLM class flavin-dependent oxidoreductase encodes MRVGMAAVFQNPGRARSDFDVYRDDLRLADLCEPLGFDSIWSVEHHFTDYTMCPDVLQFLTYMAGRTTRVALGSMVVVLPWHDPMRVAEQISMLDNISGGRMILGLGRGAGKVEFEGLRVPMDESRDRFVEYARMLLEGLEKGYCEFDGQFVSQPRADIRPAPFKSFRGRTYAAAVSPESVKIMAELGVGILIIPQKPWPEVAKELVEYHALYRQINGVEPPAPISAGWTFCDPDPARAREEARRWIGGYFRTVLDHYQFGGDHMAKTKGYEYYAKMADKIHTYGDEKVIDFFVDLQVWGTPEQCYEKILDIRRRVGNDHYVGVFSYAGMPAAEAERNMRLFAKEVMPALQRLEQGASR; translated from the coding sequence ATGCGCGTCGGCATGGCCGCCGTCTTCCAGAACCCCGGCAGGGCCCGCAGCGACTTCGACGTCTACCGTGACGACCTCCGGCTCGCCGATCTCTGCGAGCCGCTCGGCTTCGACTCCATCTGGAGCGTCGAGCACCACTTCACCGACTACACCATGTGCCCCGACGTGCTGCAGTTCCTGACGTACATGGCAGGGCGAACGACGCGCGTCGCGCTGGGCTCCATGGTGGTGGTGCTGCCGTGGCACGACCCGATGCGCGTCGCGGAACAAATATCGATGCTCGATAATATATCGGGCGGCCGGATGATCCTGGGGCTGGGGCGCGGCGCGGGCAAGGTCGAGTTCGAAGGTCTGCGCGTGCCCATGGACGAAAGCCGCGACCGCTTCGTGGAATACGCGCGGATGCTGCTCGAAGGCCTCGAGAAGGGCTACTGCGAGTTCGACGGGCAGTTCGTCAGCCAGCCGCGCGCCGACATCCGTCCCGCGCCCTTCAAGAGCTTCCGCGGCCGGACCTACGCCGCGGCCGTGTCGCCCGAGTCGGTGAAGATCATGGCGGAATTGGGCGTGGGCATCCTCATCATCCCGCAGAAGCCGTGGCCCGAGGTCGCCAAGGAGCTCGTCGAGTACCACGCGCTCTACCGGCAGATCAACGGCGTCGAGCCGCCGGCGCCGATCTCGGCGGGGTGGACCTTCTGCGATCCCGATCCGGCGCGCGCGCGCGAAGAGGCCCGCCGATGGATCGGCGGCTACTTCCGCACCGTGCTCGACCACTACCAGTTCGGCGGCGACCACATGGCGAAGACCAAGGGCTACGAGTACTACGCCAAGATGGCCGACAAGATCCATACGTACGGCGACGAGAAGGTCATAGACTTCTTCGTGGACCTCCAGGTGTGGGGCACGCCCGAGCAGTGTTACGAGAAGATCCTCGATATCCGCCGCCGCGTCGGCAACGACCACTACGTCGGCGTCTTCTCCTACGCGGGCATGCCGGCCGCCGAGGCCGAGCGCAACATGCGCCTGTTCGCGAAGGAAGTCATGCCCGCTCTGCAGCGCCTCGAGCAAGGGGCCTCCCGGTGA